CGGCGTCGCCCGCCGTCTCGCCCTCTCGGTCGCGGAGCGGCCGGAAAGCCAGGATGTTTGTTTCGGCGACTATCGAAGCTTCGTCGAGTCTCTGGCGCACCCGGAAGAAATTCACGGCGGAAAGATCGTCGACCGTTCCGGAAAAGTGTTGGGACGTCACAAAGGACTACACCGCCTGACCATCGGCCAGCGGAAAGGATTGGGGATTTCTTCTCCGCGTCCGCTCTACGTTACGGAGATCGACGAGGCGACTCGGCGCGTGGTTGTCGGCGGAAAAGAGGAATTGAACTGTCTCGGGCTCGTCGCGCATTCTCTCAACTGGATCGAGCCGCCGGACGGCGATGAGTTCACGGCCGAGGTCCAGGTGCGCTATCGCTCGCCTGCGATTCCCTGCCGCATCCGCATCCGCGAAGATGGAGCCTGCGAGGCGCGTTTCGAGGAAGCCTTTCCCTCCGTCACGCCCGGCCAGGCGGCGGTGTTTTATCGGGGAGAAAGGGTGCTGGGCGGCGGATGGATCACGCGGGCAATTCAAGGATGAAAGCGGAAGGCTGAAAGATGAAGTGAATCCTATTACGGAATTCATCCTTCATCCCTCGTCCTTCATACTTCAATCATGCGAATCGCCATCACGACCCTCGGCTGCAAGATCAATCAATACGACTCCGCGGTGATTCAATCCCGCCTGGAAGAGGCGCGTCACTCGTTCGTTCCGTTCGAGGAGGCGGCGGATTTTTACATCGTCAACGCCTGCACCGTGACCGACCGCGCGGACTGGGAAGCGCGCCAGCTCGTTCGGAAGGCCAAACGGCGGAGCCCGGCGGCGCGCGTGCTCGTGACCGGTTGCTACGCGCAGGTGAAACCGCAGGAGGTCGCCGAGGTCCCCGGCGTGGATTTCGTCGTCGGGCTGAATCGTCTGGGCGATCTGCTGCGCTTCGTCGATCATGCGGAGCCACTGGCCGATGCCGAAAGAGTCGCCGTGGGCGAAGTGAAAAGGGAGCGCGGCGTTCCGGTGCTGGGCGCGCGAGCCCTGCCCGGTCACACCCGGGCATTCTTGAAAATTCAGGAGGGATGCAACTACTCCTGCACTTATTGCATCATACCGACCGCGCGCGGCCTGAGTCGCAGCGTTCCGCCTGAAGACATCATACGCGAGATTCGCGCGCTCGCGGAGCGCGGCTTCGTCGAGATCGTGCTCACGGGAATTCACCTTGGCGGCTACGGCCACGATCTTGATCCCAAGATGGACCTGACTGCGCTGCTGGAGATCATCCTCGAAAAAAGTCCGATCCGCCGCCTTCGGCTTAGCTCGCTCGACCCGCGCGAGGTTCCAGAGCGGCTGCTAGGGCTCATGGCGCAGTCGAAAATCCTCTGTCCCCACCTTCACGTCTGCGCGCAGGCGGGCGACGACCGCATCTTGAAGCAGATGCGCCGTAATTATGACACGGCGTACTACCGCGACATTGTCGCCAAGGCGCGCGCGCTGCTGCCCGACGCCGCCTTGGGGAGCGATATCATCGTCGGTTTTCCCGCTGAGACCGACGAGAGCTTCGAGCGCCAGTTGGAATTTTTCGACTCGCTTCCGTTGACCTACTTTCACGTCTTTCCCTACTCGATCCGCTCCGCCACGGTGGCGGCTTCGCTTCCCGACCATCTTCCGAACGCTGTCAAAAAAGAGCGCGCGAGAAGAATGCGAGAGCTGGGGACACGCAAGAAGAGGGAATTCTATCATCGTTTTCTCGGCCGGCGGGTTTCGGTGCTCGTCGAGGGCGACTCGAACGTTGCGGGTGCTCGCCGCGGCTACAGCAGAAACTATCTGCCGGTCTCCGTGCGTGGCGACGCGCGGGTGAATGAAGAAGTGGAGGTCGCAATCGAAGAGCTGGAAAACGGATCGCTCGTCGGCCAAGCCATGAACTAAATTTTCGATTTTCGATTGCCGATTTTAGATTGAGAATCGAAAATCCAAAATCTAAAATTCTTCAGGTGCGTCGTGGATAACGATCTGCAATTATCCCTGCTGCAGAAGCAGTTGGGATACAGGTTCAAAGACTCAGCTCTCCTATTGCGTTGTCTAACTCACATCTCCTACGGCCGGGGCAAGGCAGACGGTCACAACGAGACGCTCGAATTTCTCGGCGACGCCGTGCTGGACCTCGCCGTGAGCGATCTCCTCATGCGCCGGTTTCCCGAAAAAAGCGAGGGTGACCTGTCGAAGATGCGGGCTTCGCTGGTGAACGCCGCTACTCTGGCGGAGAAGGCGACCGATCTCCGTCTCGGAGATTTGCTGCGCATGGGCAAGGGCGAGGAACGGAGCGGCGGCAGAAAAAAGAAGTCGATTCTCGCGGGCGCCTTCGAGGCGCTTCTCGGCGCGATTTATTGGGACGGCGGCTATGAGCCGGCGCGCAGCGTCGTCGAGCGGTATTTTGCGCCCGGCATCGAGGAGACCAAGCTGGGACAGCAGGATTACAAGACGCGACTCCAGGAAATCAGCCAGATGCTGTTCCACGAGCCGCCGGTTTACAAGCTCATAGGCGAGACCGGCCCCGATCACGAAAAGCGCTTCGTCACGGAGATCGCCGTCGGCGGCAAAGTGCTGGGCCGCGGCGAGGGCAGGAGTAAAAAACAGGCGGAGCAAGAGGCCGCCGGCAAAGCGCTCGAAGGGTTGCAGAAAACTTCTACTTAATCTCCGGGGGTGATCAAACCGTCCGCCAGCTCACGCTTCCCCGACTTCGTGAAGCATTTTTTCTTCCACCATCGGCCCTGCTCTCCGTTTCTTTCTCCGATCGAGCGCCAGGGCAAGCAGAGGGATAAGCAACGAGCCTCCGGGGAGCGAGAAGACGAGAAGCACGGGGACGGTCTGCGACAACGATTTGAGGTGAGCTTTGATCTCGGCTCTTTCTTCTTTGGTCCACCTCTCTCCCGTGTTGCGGCGCTTGGTGAGGAGTCGCATGAACCCCCTGATCTCCAGGGCTTCACGGAGGATCGCCGCTCTCAATCTATAAAAAAGTCGGTTCATCGCGGATAAGACGCTCGTCAGTGCCCGTGTTCTCCGGACCGATTCATAAGATAGTCCTCCCGGAAAAATCTTTGCGCTAAAGTTTTCTCGCTTCGAGCTTTCCGTCGTAGCCGAAATGATTGACGAGGATGTGGCTCATCTGGCAGCCGTGACGCATCTCTTCGCGCATGACGCGAAGCAGGCACTGATGGTCATGAGCGCTGGGCGCGGTGTCGAGCAGGTTCCGCTGTTGCTCCGAGGAAGCGAACTCGGTGTCGCCCTGATAGACGATCAGATGGAGCAGGGCGTCGCGCATGTCCTGCGTTGGGACCTGCAAGATGTTGTCCCATTTTCTCCCGCCGGCGAATTCGCCGAACTCGATCTCGGGGTGGGTCCCGCCGTCATAAAGCGCGTCGAACTTGAAATCTTTGACGAGCGAGCCGTCGAAGCCGATGTCCTTTTGCCATTTGCGGAACAGGTCGGTCCAGTCGTCGAAGGTTGCAAGTTTGCCCATGAAGCGCCTCCTTGTTGTTTTGGCCGCGAGATAGAGCAGCTTCCATGCCAGGCATTTCTCTAGGATTTCTTGACTAAATCGGAAAGACCAAGGTGGGCGCTTCTTAAAACTGAGAAAAAAGCGGTCCGCCGTTCCTACTTCTCGGACTTCCCAAAGAGGCCGGGGTCGTTTGAGCCGCTGATTTCCTCGCTTTTTTCCTGGCACGTCCATTGCTCAAAGGTATTTCCGAGAGCGAAAATATTCCGTTCGCATGAGAATGGAATCGGACGATGACGAAGGCGAATCAAGAAAGGAGAGAGACCATGGAAGGCATTCCAGAATTATATGCCATCTACGGCGAGAAGGCGTTAGGGACCGAGCCGCCGGCGATCTCGGAAGTCGAGCGCTTGACCAACGAGTTCGAGGCGCACGAAAGCGAGGAGGGGAAGTTTCTCGCGCAATACAAAGACGTGGCCGGCAAGACCAAAAACGGGATGATCAAATTCCTCCTTCAGATGATCATCTCCGACGAGGAAAAGCACCAGGCGGTCACCCGCGCGATGGCCTCCACTCTCAAGGGAGATCTCAACTGGACCCATCCCGACGACGCCCTTCGCGGGCTCTACAACCCGGTCGAGGAAAAAGACCAGCTACTCCGGCTCACCGAGGATTTCATCCGGGTCGAGAAGCAGGGGATCAAGGAGTACAGGGAGCTGATCAAATCGAGCCGGGGTTATTATCGCGATCTCTTTGTCTTGCTCTTGGAGTCCATGGTCCACGACTCGGAGAAGCACATCAAGATCCTCGAATTTCTGCGCGAGAGGTTGAGGGAAGCGTAAGCGCATGATTCGTGAGGATTTCGATCCGCTGGCGGGATTTTCCGAGATCGAGCGGCTCGTCTCCAAGATCTATCTGCGATTCTCCCATCTCTTTTTCGACCGGCCCGCGCTGAGGGAATTCTGGTGGGAGATGGGCCTCGAGGAGGAGCAGCATGCGTCGATTCTGCTCGCTTGCAAGGCGTTGATCGATAATTACGAGGACGAGGAGCTGGATCCCTCCGTCACTCAGGAGAAGGCGAGCGAGCTAAAAGAAAAGCTCTCCACTTTTCTGCGCCAGGGCACGCCGTCGCTGACGGTCGAGGAAGCCTTCCAGATCGCCGTGGAGATTGAGACCTCGGAGATCGACGTCATTTACAGTAAGCTCTTGCAGCTCGGCGGACCGAAGATCGCCCAGACGATGCAGAATCTCGGCGTGCCGGCGAGCGTCCAGCGGCAAAAGCTAAAGGCCGCGCTCCGGCGCTACAGCAGCGATGCAAAACTGCTCGCGGAAGCCGAGCGGCTTTGACGCCCCCATTCCACTTTTTCAATCAAGAGCCGGCAATCTTTCCGTCCCTTGAGGCATGCGGGAATTTCAGGGGGAATCCGCATTGCTGAGTCCGTATTTTTTTAGCTTGTAGCGGAGCGCGCGTTCGCTCAAGCCGAGCATTTCCGCCGCTCGGGTCTGAACGCCGCCGGCCCGGACGAGCGCCCCCCGGATCATCCGCCGCTCCACTCCTTCCACCGCCGCCGGGAGGCTCGCCTGCCCGCTCTCCGCTTCCTCGAGCCCTTGCGTGCTTAGCGGCAGGTCGGCTTCTCCGATCACATCGTCTCTCGTGAGCACCACCGCTCTCTCGATAATATTCTCGAGCTCGCGGACGTTCCCCGGATAGTCATAGCGTAGAAGCGCTTCGCGCGCCTCGCTCGTGAGACCGCGAATGGCCTTGCGGTTCTTCTCGGCAAAGACGCGGAGAAAATGATCCATCAGCAACGGCAGATCTTCCCGCCGTTCCCTCAAAGGAGGGAGAACGACGGTGACGACGTTCAGCCGGTAGTAGAGATCCTCGCGGAATTGACCCGCCTTGACGAGCGCCTCGAGATTTCGATGCGTTGCGGCGATAATTCGCACGTCGACCCGGATCGGCTTGCTGGAGCCCAGCCGCTCGAACTCTCTCTCTTGAAGAACCCGAAGGAGTTTTGCTTGAAGCGGTAACGAAAGATCGCCGATCTCGTCGAGAAAAAGCGTGCCGCCGTCGGCCGACTCGAAGCGCCCTTTGCGCGCGGCCACCGCTCCCGTAAACGCGCCCTTCTCGTGGCCGAACAGCTCCGACTCCAGCAGCGTCTCCGGCAGAGCCGCGCAGTTCACCCGGATCAGCGGCGCCGATGCGCGCGGGCCGGCATAGTGAATGGCCTTGGCGATGAGTTCCTTTCCCGTGCCGCTCTCGCCGCGAATCAAAACCGTTGCCTCGCTCGGCGCTACCCGCCGCACCAGAGAGAGAACCTCGATCATCCTGCCGCTTTCGCCGATGATTCCCTCGATCCGGTGGCTTCTCTCCAACGCCTCACGGAGGTCGCGGTTTTCCGAGAGCAGGCGGCGGCGTTCTTTGACCTGAGCGATCCGGTACAGCAGCTCGTCCAGATTGACCGGCTTGGTGACGTAATCCACCGCGCCGGCTTTGATCGCCGCGACCGCGGTCTCGACGGTCCCATAGGCCGTGATCACGATGGCCGACGCTTCGGGATTGACGGCGCGGAGCGCCTTCACGAGTTCCAAACCCGACATGTCGGGCATTCTTTGGTCCGTCAAAACCAGGTCGATGGGCTCGGCGCGAAATATCTCCAGGGCCTTCTTCGCGCTGGCGGCAAGGACCGTGGCGAAGCCCTGCTTTTTGAGAAAGCCTTCGATAAGCTCAAGTTGGGTCGGCTCGTCATCGACCACGAGAATTTGAAAAGGGTCCACCGTTTACCTCTGAGCATTCCCGAGAGGAAGGGAAACCTGGAACCGGCTGCCGCGGCCGACTTCGCTCTCGGCGGTCAATTTTCCACCGTGCGCTTCCACGATCCTCCGGGCGATGACGAGACCCAGGCCGGAACCTCTGGTCTTCGTGGTAAAGTAGGGCTCGAAAATCCGTGGAAGGACTTCTTTCGGAATGCCGGCTCCGTTATCCGTAACTGCGAGAATCAAATCTCCGCGCGCTTCCTTCGCCTCTAGTGTCAACCGGCCTCCGTCGGGCATGGCCTGGACGCCGTTGAGAACAAGGTTCAGCAGGACCTGTTTGAAATAATTTCGGTCCACTCTCGCGCTCGGGAGATCGGAAGACGCGACGACGTCGATTTTTACCTTCGCCGATTCGGCGTCGCTTTCGGCTAGCGCGGCCAGATCCTGAAGCAGCGCGTCGAGCCGCACGTCTTCAGGCTTGAGCTCCAGAGGACGCGCGAGCGAAAGGAATTCCTCGACGATCGAGTTCAACCGCGCCACCTCGCCGCGCATCAGCTCTATGAAGCGGGCGTACTCCCCCTCGTCCTCGGTCGGGTGGAACTCCCCTTTGAGGCGCTGAAGACCCATCGAGACGGAATTCAGAGGGTTTCTGATCTCGTGCGCGACCGTCGCCGCCAGGTCGCCCAAGGCCGAGAGATGTTCCCGGCGCGCCACCTCGGCCTGCAGCGCGCTTATTTCCCGCATGTGAGAGTGTTGGTTATAAAAAATCACCGCCATCCCCAGAATCCCCACGGTAAGAATAGCCAAGCCTAGAACGAGAATCGATCTCAGGCTGTTGCGCCACGCCTGCTCCACCGGAGCCAGGGAGAGTCCGATCTTCAGGAAGCCGAGCGTCGAGCCGTTCAAGCGAATCGGCTTGACGATCTCATAGTCGCGCTTTCCGCCCTCGAATTCGACGATGCGACTGAGCTCCCGGCCGTCGGAGCCGGCTTGCAAGACGAACGGGTCGGTTTCCTTTTGATCCAAGAAAGCCCGGTCCGTATGCGCGACGACTTTGAGATCGCCGTCGAGGAGCGCGACGTAGTCGATATCCGACTGGCGTCCCAGCTCCTCGATCTGCCGCTGAACTCCGATCTCGTTTTTGAAGTTGAGAATATAGCCGGCGTCGGCGTGGACGGCGATTACGCCCG
This genomic window from Candidatus Binatia bacterium contains:
- the mnmA gene encoding tRNA 2-thiouridine(34) synthase MnmA, with translation MSNRKKKVVVAMSGGVDSSVTAGLLLEQGYDVEGVSLRLWEEERQRRSCSDHHGAADVAAQLGILHTLIDARSRFAQSVVRPFVTDYLEGRTPNPCVACNRDFKLGVLLDWAKGRGADYVATGHYARLSRDPATGRTSLLRGADCNKDQSYFLFALSQEQLSSTLFPLGDLRKSEVRGVARRLALSVAERPESQDVCFGDYRSFVESLAHPEEIHGGKIVDRSGKVLGRHKGLHRLTIGQRKGLGISSPRPLYVTEIDEATRRVVVGGKEELNCLGLVAHSLNWIEPPDGDEFTAEVQVRYRSPAIPCRIRIREDGACEARFEEAFPSVTPGQAAVFYRGERVLGGGWITRAIQG
- the mtaB gene encoding tRNA (N(6)-L-threonylcarbamoyladenosine(37)-C(2))-methylthiotransferase MtaB — encoded protein: MRIAITTLGCKINQYDSAVIQSRLEEARHSFVPFEEAADFYIVNACTVTDRADWEARQLVRKAKRRSPAARVLVTGCYAQVKPQEVAEVPGVDFVVGLNRLGDLLRFVDHAEPLADAERVAVGEVKRERGVPVLGARALPGHTRAFLKIQEGCNYSCTYCIIPTARGLSRSVPPEDIIREIRALAERGFVEIVLTGIHLGGYGHDLDPKMDLTALLEIILEKSPIRRLRLSSLDPREVPERLLGLMAQSKILCPHLHVCAQAGDDRILKQMRRNYDTAYYRDIVAKARALLPDAALGSDIIVGFPAETDESFERQLEFFDSLPLTYFHVFPYSIRSATVAASLPDHLPNAVKKERARRMRELGTRKKREFYHRFLGRRVSVLVEGDSNVAGARRGYSRNYLPVSVRGDARVNEEVEVAIEELENGSLVGQAMN
- the rnc gene encoding ribonuclease III, whose protein sequence is MDNDLQLSLLQKQLGYRFKDSALLLRCLTHISYGRGKADGHNETLEFLGDAVLDLAVSDLLMRRFPEKSEGDLSKMRASLVNAATLAEKATDLRLGDLLRMGKGEERSGGRKKKSILAGAFEALLGAIYWDGGYEPARSVVERYFAPGIEETKLGQQDYKTRLQEISQMLFHEPPVYKLIGETGPDHEKRFVTEIAVGGKVLGRGEGRSKKQAEQEAAGKALEGLQKTST
- a CDS encoding sigma-54 dependent transcriptional regulator, whose protein sequence is MDPFQILVVDDEPTQLELIEGFLKKQGFATVLAASAKKALEIFRAEPIDLVLTDQRMPDMSGLELVKALRAVNPEASAIVITAYGTVETAVAAIKAGAVDYVTKPVNLDELLYRIAQVKERRRLLSENRDLREALERSHRIEGIIGESGRMIEVLSLVRRVAPSEATVLIRGESGTGKELIAKAIHYAGPRASAPLIRVNCAALPETLLESELFGHEKGAFTGAVAARKGRFESADGGTLFLDEIGDLSLPLQAKLLRVLQEREFERLGSSKPIRVDVRIIAATHRNLEALVKAGQFREDLYYRLNVVTVVLPPLRERREDLPLLMDHFLRVFAEKNRKAIRGLTSEAREALLRYDYPGNVRELENIIERAVVLTRDDVIGEADLPLSTQGLEEAESGQASLPAAVEGVERRMIRGALVRAGGVQTRAAEMLGLSERALRYKLKKYGLSNADSP
- a CDS encoding ATP-binding protein; the encoded protein is MKKIFLPRYFLASAVLLLALVSAYAFSESRRLRGELMRQTEAKGAALAEAIETGARNAILGNSLLEEQIGQRLLDNARLIDQLLSSGAVDQDFLKNLSSMNRLQKVELLDDQGRPWQPPLPPKTPAEMRERMFAQRGEGNFPPTPPFRMFMWGRHWPLPMQRKENSEELPPRLKEKKFWEGSVFGVAVGARSFPGVIAVHADAGYILNFKNEIGVQRQIEELGRQSDIDYVALLDGDLKVVAHTDRAFLDQKETDPFVLQAGSDGRELSRIVEFEGGKRDYEIVKPIRLNGSTLGFLKIGLSLAPVEQAWRNSLRSILVLGLAILTVGILGMAVIFYNQHSHMREISALQAEVARREHLSALGDLAATVAHEIRNPLNSVSMGLQRLKGEFHPTEDEGEYARFIELMRGEVARLNSIVEEFLSLARPLELKPEDVRLDALLQDLAALAESDAESAKVKIDVVASSDLPSARVDRNYFKQVLLNLVLNGVQAMPDGGRLTLEAKEARGDLILAVTDNGAGIPKEVLPRIFEPYFTTKTRGSGLGLVIARRIVEAHGGKLTAESEVGRGSRFQVSLPLGNAQR